Proteins from a single region of Parasedimentitalea psychrophila:
- a CDS encoding di-heme oxidoreductase family protein, whose product MLTSMRPLWKTQNKIVLAVAFTAASPLSALDLTTLNLADPHLNLVPRTAAEQARITAATAATSDFTTAEAFEDHPAGAATVRARKDDEAFSQHSDNISFEQQLEFKLGNGLFKKIWVFAPASTRASDGLGPLHNARSCQRCHIKDGRGHTPQGADDSAISMFLRLSIPGDAPAEMAAIHDYIGTAPDPNYGTQLQDFSPPGLAPEYQFSVTYRDIDVALSGGESATLRAPSYRALNLGYGPLHADAMLSPRVAPPMIGLGLIEAIPVADILAQADENDTNGDGISGRANLVWSSEYDQVMLGRFGLKAGQPTVHQQSAAAFSGDIGISTPLYPEPWGECTETQTDCRNATHGDGDVRGSEIDQPNMDLVTFYSRNLGVPARRDLDDPQVLRGKQVFYDTGCSSCHTPKFVTHRLSDRPEQSFQLIWPYSDLLLHDMGDGLADNRPEARATGREWRTPPLWGVGLTQQVSDQAGYLHDGRARSLLEAVLWHGGEAQPARDTVVQLAPDDRAALIRFLESL is encoded by the coding sequence ATGCTCACCTCAATGCGACCACTATGGAAAACGCAGAATAAAATAGTCCTGGCTGTCGCATTTACGGCGGCCAGTCCTCTGTCAGCGCTGGATCTGACCACGCTGAACCTCGCAGACCCTCATCTCAATCTGGTGCCCCGGACCGCAGCCGAACAGGCCCGCATCACTGCGGCCACCGCGGCGACCTCGGACTTCACCACAGCCGAAGCCTTTGAGGATCACCCGGCGGGTGCCGCCACAGTCCGCGCGCGCAAGGATGACGAGGCGTTTTCCCAGCACTCAGACAATATCAGCTTCGAGCAGCAGCTTGAATTCAAGCTCGGCAACGGATTGTTCAAAAAGATCTGGGTGTTTGCCCCGGCCTCAACCAGAGCGTCGGACGGGCTGGGCCCGCTGCACAACGCCCGCTCCTGCCAGCGCTGCCACATCAAGGATGGTCGCGGCCATACCCCGCAGGGCGCCGATGACAGCGCCATATCCATGTTCCTGCGGCTGTCCATTCCCGGTGATGCACCTGCGGAAATGGCCGCAATACACGACTATATCGGCACCGCGCCAGATCCCAATTACGGCACCCAGCTACAGGATTTCTCGCCGCCGGGTCTGGCCCCGGAATATCAGTTCTCCGTCACCTACCGCGATATTGATGTCGCCCTGTCCGGTGGCGAAAGTGCCACTCTGCGCGCCCCCAGCTACCGCGCGCTCAACCTTGGATACGGCCCATTGCACGCCGATGCCATGCTGTCGCCACGGGTGGCGCCTCCGATGATAGGCCTTGGCCTGATCGAGGCCATCCCGGTGGCTGACATTCTGGCCCAAGCGGACGAAAATGACACCAATGGTGACGGCATCTCCGGTCGGGCCAATCTGGTCTGGTCCAGCGAATATGATCAGGTCATGCTGGGCCGCTTTGGCCTGAAGGCGGGCCAACCCACGGTGCATCAGCAATCGGCAGCCGCCTTTTCCGGCGATATCGGCATATCCACGCCGCTCTACCCGGAACCTTGGGGCGAATGCACCGAGACACAAACCGACTGCCGCAACGCGACCCACGGCGACGGCGATGTGCGCGGAAGTGAGATCGACCAGCCCAACATGGATCTGGTGACCTTCTACAGCCGCAACCTGGGCGTCCCCGCCCGTCGCGATCTGGACGACCCGCAGGTGCTGCGCGGCAAACAGGTGTTTTACGACACCGGTTGCAGCAGCTGCCATACACCAAAATTCGTCACCCACCGCCTGAGCGACCGCCCCGAGCAAAGCTTTCAGCTGATCTGGCCCTACTCGGATCTGTTGCTGCATGACATGGGCGATGGCCTGGCCGACAACCGCCCCGAGGCCCGCGCTACCGGGCGCGAATGGCGCACACCGCCGCTCTGGGGTGTTGGCCTGACCCAACAGGTCTCGGATCAGGCGGGCTATCTGCACGACGGCCGCGCCCGCAGCCTGCTTGAGGCGGTGCTCTGGCATGGCGGCGAGGCGCAGCCGGCACGCGACACCGTGGTGCAACTGGCACCCGACGACCGCGCTGCCCTTATTCGTTTTCTGGAAAGTCTCTAA